The Leadbetterella byssophila DSM 17132 DNA window AGAAGAGGTATTTGGCCCATTTGGATTAGTAGTTGCCTATTCTAACCCTAAACAATTGGAGGAAATAGCGCAGAAGATTCATGGTCAATTAACCTGCACCGTGCTTGGCGAAGAAGCTGAAATTGCTCAATACGAAGATTTAATCCTATACATCACCGATAAATGTGGTAGAATCTTATTTAACGGATTCCCTACTGGAGTAGAAGTAGTAAGTTCTATGCATCATGGAGGACCATTCCCTGCATGTACTGACTCTCGCTTCACGTCAGTGGGACCAGACTCTATCCGTAGATTTGCCCGTCCGGTGAGTTATCAAAATGTTCCGGATGCTTATCTTCCGGCAGAACTTAAAAACGCAAATCCACTAGGACTTTACCGTTTAGTGGATGGAAAAATAACCCAAGAAGCCTTATGAAAAGAACCTTTTCTTGTATAGATGCGCATACCTGTGGAAACCCTGTACGTGTAGTATCCGGAGGAGGACCTTTCCTGGAAGGAAATAGTATGATGGAGCGCAGGCTCCATTTTTTGAAAGAATACGATTGGATTCGCAAAGGCCTCATGTTTGAACCTCGCGGCCATGACATGATGAGTGGAAGTATTCTCTACCCTCCGGTGGATCCAGCAAATGATGTCGCAGTACTTTATATAGAAACGAGTGGTTGTCTTCCTATGTGTGGTCACGGTACTATTGGTACCGTGACCATTGCCATTGAAGAAGGATTAATCAAACCAAAGGTTCCCGGAAAACTACGCTTGGAAGCTCCTGCAGGTTTAGTGCTTATCGACTACGTGCAAGAAGGAGATAAAGTAAAATCTGTTAAGCTTACTAACGTAAAATCATTCCTGGCAGCAGAGAATCTGACGGTAGAATGCCCTGACTTAGGAGAGTTAACTTTTGACGTAGCTTACGGCGGCAATTTCTATGCTATTGTTGATCCTCAAAAGAACTTCAAAGGATTACAGGAGTATTCTGCTGACCAACTGATCTCATGGAGCCGTGTCATTCGTTCCAGAATCAATGATTTATATACCTTCGTCCACCCGGAAGATGCTAACATTCACGGATGTAGTCATATCCAATGGACCGGGGAGGTTTTAGATCCTAGTTCTACTGCAAGAAATGCCGTGTTCTATGGTGACAAAGCTATAGACCGTTCCCCTTGCGGAACAGGAACTTCTGCACGTATGGCGCAGTGGCATGCCAAAGGTAAACTGAAAGCCGGAGATGCCTTCATTCATGAAAGTATCATAGGTTCAAAATTTACTGGTAGAATAGAAGCTGAACATACAGATCCATTTGGAAATGGCAAACCGGCTATTACCCCAAGCATAGAAGGCTGGGCCATAGTTTACGGTTATAATACAATATTTATTGATGACAAAGACCCGTACGCTCACGGGTTCCAAGTACTATAAGATATGAACGGTAGTGTAGTGATCGTTGGAGGTGGAATTGTAGGACTATCCTCTGCTTATTATTTAAAGAAGTCAGGATGGGATGTTTCTATCTTAGACAAAGGAGATTTTTCGGACAATTGTTCCTACGGTAACGCGGGAATGCTTGTCCCTAGCCATTTTACTCCTATGGCTGCCCCTGGTATGATTTCTCAGGGTATCAAATGGATGTTCAACAGCCGCAGTCCTTTTTACGTCAAGCCAAGCTTAAACGGATCTTTGATCTCATGGGGATTGAAGTTTATGAAACATGCTACAGATGAGCACGTAAATTCCTCTGCCCCGTATTTGAGAGATCTACATTTGTATAGCTCAGATTTATACGATTCCCTTTTTCAGGAATTAGGCCAAAGCTTTGGCTTAGAACATAAGGGTATCCTGATGATGTACAAATCAGAAAAAACTCAAGAAGAAGAAATACACCTTGCCCATAAAGCTCAGGAATTAGGTTTAGATGTGGATATCTTGGACCTCAAAAAGCTACAGGCATTAGAACCGGACGTTAAGCTGGATGTTTTAGGCGCAGTACATTACAAATGTGACGGTCACCTTTATCCTCCTGCCCTACTTTCATCATTGATGAAACAACTGAAGGATTGGGGAGTAAAATTCTATGCCAATGAGGAGATTGTAGACTTGGTTAAGTCTGGCAGAAAAGTAAGTGCAGTGGAAACCGCAAGCGGAAAAAAATTCTCTGCAGATCAATTCGTATTTGCTCCAGGTGCCTGGCTTCAAGAGATTTCAAAAAAAGCAGGAATCAAAGTACCTTTACTTCCCGGAAAAGGCTACTCTTTTATGACTTCCGCTTTTGAAGGAAAATTACAGCGCCCATCCCTGCTTCTTGAAGCTAAAGTAGCAGTGACTCCAATGAACGGACAAGTGCGGATTGGAGGAACCATGGAGTTAGCCGCTGTAAACCATAAAATCAACCGAAAAAGACTGGAAGGTATAGTCCGGTCTATCCCACAATACTATCCGGAATATACCCTACCGGTACCGGATGAAAGTACCGTATGGCACGGTTTCAGACCATGTTCACCTGACGGATTACCTTACTTAGGGAAAGCCAAAACCCAGGAAAACCTAATTATTGCCGGAGGATTAGGTATGATGGGATTAAGTTTAGGTCCAGCAGTAGGTAAAAGCGTTTGTGATCTCTTGACTGGAACGAAAACGGCGACTGACATCCGTCAATATGACCCAGAAAGATTTAACTAACCTTTATAAAAACGATGAAAAAAAATCTCCTTACGGTACTTCTCGCCGTGTCGCTTATCCCGAGCGCGTTCGCACAGGACAAAGCTTCCATGTACGAGCAAGCCAGTGAAACCTCCGGTCTGGTGGTGCAGTACACCCAAGACTCCCGCGCAGTAAACACCTTTTATGGGGTTACGGTGGGCGGATTTCGTACAGTAGCAAATTCTCCTGACCAAAGAGAAAGGATGATGGCTCTTAATAAAGAGTATCTCCAGAAATTGGAAAAAGTGAATGTGCCAAAGATCAGTGTGGACGGACAAGTTGACTACATTCTATTGAAAAGAAAAATAGAAGAGAATCAAAATGTACTCCAAAAAGAAGCTGCTCTTTACAAAGAGATCGAATCGTATCTTCCATTTGCTGAAACCATCTACAAATACGAGAAGATCCGCAGAAGAGGAGGTACAGTAGACGGCAAAGAAGTGGCTACTGCCTTTAACCAAGCTTCTAAAGATTTGGAGGCCATCAAAAGTACCGTAGAAAAAGGAGGAAAGATCCAGGAGACCAAAGCTAACTATACTGCTGATATGGTTGCATCTCTAAAAGCTCGCCTAAAAAACGTTTATGACTTCTATAATGGTTACGACCCCTTATTTACATGGTGGGTACCTACTACATATAAGAAGTTAGACGAGCAATTGACCGCTTATGAAAAACTAATTCGTTCAAAGAGCGACGCTAAGCCTATGAACGATGGAAGTGGTATTGGAGGTCTGCCTGTAGGAAGGGAAGAACTTCAGCGTCAATTGAACCTAGAAATGATCTCCTACACTCCGGAAGAATTGATCCGTTTGGCTGATCAGGAATTTGCCTGGTGTGAAGCGGAACTATTGAAAGCTTCTAGAGAGATGGGATTTGGTGACGACTGGAAGGCTGCACAAGAGAAAGTGAAAAACTCTTATGTACCTGCAGGGGAGCAACCGGAATTGATCATCAAACTTTATAATGATGCTCAGGAATTCATCAATAAACACAAATTGATAGATGCACCTGCACTTTCTCACGAAACTTGGGGAATGCAGATGATGAGCCCCGAGCGCCAGTTGGTAAGTCCATTCTTCTTGGGTGGTAGAGATATTATCATCTCTTATCCAACGAATACCATGGAGCATGACCATAAAATGATGAGTATGCGTGGAAATAACCCTTACTTCTCAAGAGGTACGGTTCAACATGAACTTGTTCCGGGTCACCACCTACAATATTTCATGAACAGCCGCTATCGTGCATATAGAAGAGAAGCTTTCTCTACTCCATTCTCCACAGAGGGTTGGACGCTTTATTGGGAACTTCTTCTATATGAAAAAGGCTTCGCAAAAACGCCTGAAGAGAGAATAGGTATGCTATTCTGGAGAATGCACCGTTGTGCTAGGATCACTTTCTCTTTGAAATATCATTTAGGAGAATGGACACCTCAACAATGCGTGGATTATCTGGTTAACCGTGTAGGTCACGAATATTCAAATGCTCACGCTGAAGTGAAGCGCTCTTTTGAGGGAAGTTACCCTCCGCTATATCAGTTGGCTTACCTTGTAGGTGGATTACAACTATTCAGTATCAAGAATGAGTTTGTGAATTCTGGAAAGATGACGCATGCTGAGTTCCATGACAAAGTGATCAAATTGAACCACATGCCTATGGAAATGATCAGAGCATCACTACTAGGAAAATCACTGCCTGCAGACTACAAACCGAACTGGAAGTTCTACACTTTCAAATAATAAAAAGAAAGGCTGGAAGAAATTCCAGCCTTTTTTATGGTCTATACTGTTCGATCAATCTCTGCAGGGTCTTCAGTGTATTCAGATTACTAAAAAAGTCGTAAAGCTGTATATGCTTATCATAATCTAAAACCAAAGCTTCTCTTAAGTATTTATTAGCCAAATTAAGACTTCCATCATACAAAAGATAGACGGTGGCTCTATAGTACAAATCTGCTTCTTCCGGTAAATCTTCTAAACCGTCAGTGACAATATCAAAAGCCCTTTTATAATCTTGGACTTCGAAATGTAGCAAAGACCAGTTTAACCAGATATCTGCATCTATGGGATTCAGTTCCGCTGCGGTTCTGTATGCCTCCTCCGCAGAGATGATATTTCCGAACTTACTTTCGTTATCAGCCAGAAGCAACCAATAATCAGAATTACCCTCGTTTAGTTTGATGGCTTTCTTTACAAAGTGTATGGCTTCTGCGTATCTCTCTTGTTCATACAATACAGAGGACATTCCAAACCAGGCTTCATCATTGTATTCATCAAGGTTCGATGCCGTCCTGTAGGCCTTATATGCGTCTAAATATTCCTCAAGACGTTCGTGTGCATTACCTAGCTGCACCCACATGTCTGCACTTGGCTCTTCAAGCGCAAAAGCAGATTTGAAGCTTTCCTTAGCCCCTTCATAGTCCTCCAGGCTCATTTGGCTTAAACCTAGATTATACCAGCCTTGGGCGAATTTATCTTTTATAGCCGTAACATACTCGAAAGCATCCTTGGCCTCACTAAACAAAGCCTGATTATTATAGCATTGCCCAAGGGCAAACCAGGCCAAATGATTGTAAGGATCCTTGTCTATCAGGCCTTTAAAATACGCTACCCCTGCGTCTAATGCAGATGCTAATTCATAACTAAAGACCAGTTCAGTGTACACTATATCACTTTTACTGTTCTCTTCAATGGCCTTTTGGAAGGAGATAATAGAATCCTCCATTAAACCTAGGCCGGACTGAGCCATTCCCA harbors:
- a CDS encoding 4-hydroxyproline epimerase → MKRTFSCIDAHTCGNPVRVVSGGGPFLEGNSMMERRLHFLKEYDWIRKGLMFEPRGHDMMSGSILYPPVDPANDVAVLYIETSGCLPMCGHGTIGTVTIAIEEGLIKPKVPGKLRLEAPAGLVLIDYVQEGDKVKSVKLTNVKSFLAAENLTVECPDLGELTFDVAYGGNFYAIVDPQKNFKGLQEYSADQLISWSRVIRSRINDLYTFVHPEDANIHGCSHIQWTGEVLDPSSTARNAVFYGDKAIDRSPCGTGTSARMAQWHAKGKLKAGDAFIHESIIGSKFTGRIEAEHTDPFGNGKPAITPSIEGWAIVYGYNTIFIDDKDPYAHGFQVL
- a CDS encoding NAD(P)/FAD-dependent oxidoreductase, yielding MNGSVVIVGGGIVGLSSAYYLKKSGWDVSILDKGDFSDNCSYGNAGMLVPSHFTPMAAPGMISQGIKWMFNSRSPFYVKPSLNGSLISWGLKFMKHATDEHVNSSAPYLRDLHLYSSDLYDSLFQELGQSFGLEHKGILMMYKSEKTQEEEIHLAHKAQELGLDVDILDLKKLQALEPDVKLDVLGAVHYKCDGHLYPPALLSSLMKQLKDWGVKFYANEEIVDLVKSGRKVSAVETASGKKFSADQFVFAPGAWLQEISKKAGIKVPLLPGKGYSFMTSAFEGKLQRPSLLLEAKVAVTPMNGQVRIGGTMELAAVNHKINRKRLEGIVRSIPQYYPEYTLPVPDESTVWHGFRPCSPDGLPYLGKAKTQENLIIAGGLGMMGLSLGPAVGKSVCDLLTGTKTATDIRQYDPERFN
- a CDS encoding DUF885 family protein; this encodes MKKNLLTVLLAVSLIPSAFAQDKASMYEQASETSGLVVQYTQDSRAVNTFYGVTVGGFRTVANSPDQRERMMALNKEYLQKLEKVNVPKISVDGQVDYILLKRKIEENQNVLQKEAALYKEIESYLPFAETIYKYEKIRRRGGTVDGKEVATAFNQASKDLEAIKSTVEKGGKIQETKANYTADMVASLKARLKNVYDFYNGYDPLFTWWVPTTYKKLDEQLTAYEKLIRSKSDAKPMNDGSGIGGLPVGREELQRQLNLEMISYTPEELIRLADQEFAWCEAELLKASREMGFGDDWKAAQEKVKNSYVPAGEQPELIIKLYNDAQEFINKHKLIDAPALSHETWGMQMMSPERQLVSPFFLGGRDIIISYPTNTMEHDHKMMSMRGNNPYFSRGTVQHELVPGHHLQYFMNSRYRAYRREAFSTPFSTEGWTLYWELLLYEKGFAKTPEERIGMLFWRMHRCARITFSLKYHLGEWTPQQCVDYLVNRVGHEYSNAHAEVKRSFEGSYPPLYQLAYLVGGLQLFSIKNEFVNSGKMTHAEFHDKVIKLNHMPMEMIRASLLGKSLPADYKPNWKFYTFK
- a CDS encoding tetratricopeptide repeat protein is translated as MNQEESFDEYNEISAEEVAKRFEALLKRKESPAFSEEVFESLTEYYLVKGNLEMALKACNFGLKLYPNSLDMMLNKVQVLINRLNLYEATEILDHASIFFPSDMEIQYFRGVINIYSGEHEKALEIFEEILPISEEKENIYFQMGMAQSGLGLMEDSIISFQKAIEENSKSDIVYTELVFSYELASALDAGVAYFKGLIDKDPYNHLAWFALGQCYNNQALFSEAKDAFEYVTAIKDKFAQGWYNLGLSQMSLEDYEGAKESFKSAFALEEPSADMWVQLGNAHERLEEYLDAYKAYRTASNLDEYNDEAWFGMSSVLYEQERYAEAIHFVKKAIKLNEGNSDYWLLLADNESKFGNIISAEEAYRTAAELNPIDADIWLNWSLLHFEVQDYKRAFDIVTDGLEDLPEEADLYYRATVYLLYDGSLNLANKYLREALVLDYDKHIQLYDFFSNLNTLKTLQRLIEQYRP